From the genome of Callithrix jacchus isolate 240 chromosome 7, calJac240_pri, whole genome shotgun sequence, one region includes:
- the PTAFR gene encoding platelet-activating factor receptor, translated as MEPQDSSHVDSEFRYTLFPIVYSIIFVLGVIANGYVLWVFARLYPSKKLNEIKIFMVNLTMADMLFLITLPLWIVYYQNRGNWILPKFLCNLAGCFFFINTYCSVAFLGVITYNRFQAVTQPIKTAQTNTRKRGISLSLAIWVAIVGAASYFLIMDSTNTVSNSAGSGNITRCFEHYEKGSMPVLIIHIFIVFSFFLVFLIIFFCNLVIIRTLLMQPVQQQRNAEVKRRALWMVCTVLAVFIICFVPHHVVQLPWTLAELGFQNSNFHQAINDAHQVTLCLLSTNCVLDPVIYCFLTKKFRKHLSEKFYSMRSSRKCSRATTDTVTEVVVPLNQVPGTPLKN; from the coding sequence ATGGAGCCACAAGACTCCTCCCACGTGGACTCTGAGTTCCGATACACTCTCTTCCCGATTGTTTATAGCATCATCTTTGTGCTTGGGGTCATTGCTAATGGCTACGTGCTGTGGGTCTTTGCCCGCCTGTACCCTTCCAAGAAACTCAATGAGATAAAGATCTTCATGGTGAACCTCACCATGGCGGACATGCTCTTCTTGATCACCCTGCCACTGTGGATTGTCTACTACCAAAACCGGGGCAACTGGATTCTCCCCAAATTCCTGTGCAACCTGGCTGGCTGCTTCTTCTTCATCAACACCTACTGCTCTGTGGCCTTCCTGGGCGTCATCACTTATAACCGTTTCCAGGCAGTGACTCAGCCCATCAAGACTGCTCAGACCAACACGCGCAAGCGTGGTATCTCTTTGTCCCTGGCTATCTGGGTGGCCATTGTGGGGGCTGCATCCTACTTCCTCATCATGGACTCCACCAACACAGTGTCCAACAGTGCTGGCTCCGGCAATATCACCCGCTGCTTCGAGCATTACGAGAAGGGCAGCATGCCAGTCCTCATCATCCACATCTTCATCGtgttcagcttcttcctggtctTCCTCATCATCTTCTTCTGCAACCTGGTCATCATTCGTACCTTGCTCATGCAGCCGGTGCAGCAGCAGCGCAATGCTGAAGTCAAGCGCCGGGCGCTGTGGATGGTGTGCACGGTCTTGGCGGTGTTTATCATCTGCTTTGTGCCCCACCACGTGGTGCAGCTGCCCTGGACCCTGGCTGAACTGGGATTCCAGAACAGCAACTTCCACCAGGCCATTAACGACGCACATCAGGTCACCCTCTGCCTCCTTAGCACCAACTGTGTCTTAGACCCTGTAATCTACTGTTTCCTCACCAAGAAGTTCCGTAAGCATCTCTCCGAAAAGTTCTACAGCATGCGAAGCAGCCGGAAATGCTCCCGGGCCACCACAGATACAGTCACTGAAGTGGTTGTGCCACTCAACCAGGTCCCTGGCACTCCCCTCAAAAATTAG